The DNA window AACAGGGGGCCCCAGCTCAGCCTTTAATGTCCCCTGAGCAGTTTCAATATTTGAAAGACCAGCAGCAGAGATTATAATTCAGCAGCTAAATACCCTTGAAAATGATGAACTTCCTCCAGTCCATCAAAAGCCCACAACTCAGCCTCCAACTGAGCTCTCCTCAGACTTTGAAGGTTCATTGAAAGGTGGGATGATATTTTTCACCTCTAGATCTTTCTTCAACATTCAAAAGTAATTCAACTTTGCCTAATACCACAGttaaaaatgtgaatatggaGCTTCCCATACCTTCAGCAGTCACTGGAGGTTGAAACTTCTCCAGTCCAGCAGGACAACCCTCCTATTCCCACTGAGCAGGCTGACTTTTCTCTAGCCCAGCCTGATCTCCCTTCCCCATCTCTGCATTCTCCTGAAAAGATTGAACCTCCAGTCCAGTAAGAGGCCACAGCTCAGACTCCAGGTCGCCCTAAGAAGGTAGAACCTTCTCCAGTACAGCAAGAGTTCCAAGCTGAGtcaccagagccccctaaggAGGTTGAACCATCTGCAACCCAGTAGGAAGCCTCAGATCATCCTCCAAAGTCCACTGAAGAGGTCAGTCCTCCACTGCATCAGGAGATACCAACTCAGCCATCAGAGCCACCTGAGAAGGTCGAACCATCTCCAGTCCTACAGCAACCCCCAACTCAGCTTTTAGAGCCAGCTGAAGAGGTAGAATCCTCTCCAGCCTAGCAGGCAGGCCCTGCTCAGTCTTCAGAGCCCCCTATGGTGATAGAAACCTCTCTGACCCAGCAGATGGCCCCACCTTTGCCTCCAGAGTTCCCTCAGGAGTTGGACTATATCTAACTCAGCAAAAGGCTCCAGCTCAGATTCCAGAGCCCCCAGTGGAGGCAGAACCTTCTCCAACCCTGCAGGAGGCCACAGTTCAGACTCCAGAGTCCCCTAAGGACAGAGAACTTTCAAGACAGCAGATGGTACCAGCTCAGCTTCCACAGCCACCTAAGGAGGTTGCTGCTCAACCTCCAGCTCACTACGAGGTGACTGTTCCAACACAAGGTCAGGATCAAGCTCAGCACTCAATATTGCCCAGTGTCACAGTTCAACCTTTGGATCTGGGGCTTACCATCAATCCAGAATCCATGACAGAGGTTGAACTTTCTCCAACCATGCAGGAgaccccaactcagcctcctaagaaagTTGTACCCCAACTTCCAATATATCAAGAGGTAGCAGTTGCGACACTAGGCCAGGATCAAGCTCAGCATTCAGTGTCACCCAGCATTACAGTTCAACCTTTGCACCTGGGACTTACCATAACTCCAGAACCCAGTACAGAGGTTGAACATCCTACACCCCTGAAGAAGACTATAGTTCCTCCAAACCACCCTAAAGTGACATTTCCACATCCAGACCATGTTCAGACTCAGTATTCAAACCTGACTCAAGCCACAGTTCAACCTTTTGACCGGGGGTTTACCATCACTCCAGAATCCACTACAGAGATTGAACCTTCTACAGCTCTGACGACTACATTTTCTCCTCCAAAACATCCTGAGGTGACACTTCCACCTTCAGACAAGGGTCAGGCTCAGCATTCAAACCTGACTCAACTCACAGTTCAACCTTTGGATCTGGGGCTTACCATCACTCCTGAATCCACTACAAAGGTTGAAACTTCTACAGCCCTGACGATTACAGCTCCTCCTCCAAAACACCCTGAGGTGACATTTCCGTCTCCAGACAAAGGTCAGGCTCAGCATTCAAGCCTGACTCAAGTCACAGTTCAACCCCTGGACCTGGAGCTTACCATAACTACAGAACCTACTAGAGGTTAAACCATCTCCAACCATGGAGGAGACCTCAACTCAGCCTCCAGACCTGGGGCTTGCTACAGAGATTGGACATTCTACAGCCCTGGAGAAGACTACAGCCCCTCATCCAGACCAAGTTCTAACTCAGCATCGAAACCTGATTGAAGTCACAGGTCTACCTGCTGAACTAGAACCTACTCAGGATTCACGGGTGCAGACTGAAAGTTATGCTCAAAATAAGGCTTTAACTGCACAAGAGGGAACTGACTCAACAGCTCAAGTTTGAGGATTCTACAGCAACTCTTTTCCACGAAACAAAtgatatgactttttaaaattaattttgtgtgtgtgtgtgtgtgcgtgtatatatatatatatatatatatatatatatatatatatatatatatatataaaaggttttttgtaaagatgggggtctcgctttgttgtccaggctgatcttgaactcctgaggctcaagtgatctgtctgccttggcctcctgaagtggtgggattactggcaccagccaccgcgcctggctcaagCGCCTCTAGATTCACAGTAGACACTGCACTAGCTGATCCTTCCCATTTCTGGTTCAGGTCCTTCATTTCATACGTTAAGGTGCGCTGACTCCCAGTCCATGGCCTTTTTGATATCTTTATGGGAGTAGAATGTGGCAAGATTTTTATTAGCCTCAAAGACTctcaaagtttaaaaagtattgtcctaaatgatttttttaaaatatcccttaTTAGAAGAAGAAAACCCACTATTTTTGTAGAAGCCTTTTGCTGTAGAACAATGGGATGGAATAAAGGTAGCTCACAAAATAAGGGAATATTTCTAATCTTGTTTTTTCTCTCCAAATTCTTGTATACAGGTCCAGACAGATAGGCATTGTTTCCTTTCTATTAACTGAGGAGACAGGATGACAGGACTGGGGCATGTCATCACTGTCCTAAATGTACTGAAATCTTAACAACTTTAGCTGAAAAAAAGGCCAAAGCAGgctgtgaaaatatatttaaatgacaaACTTCAAAATGATCTATGCTAGAATCCCAAGGCAGGCAGGGAAAACTGATTCCTTGGAGGAAGGTAGTCAAAGAAATAAGCAAAGTGACCTAGACCCTCATCC is part of the Chlorocebus sabaeus isolate Y175 chromosome 16, mChlSab1.0.hap1, whole genome shotgun sequence genome and encodes:
- the LOC119621897 gene encoding LOW QUALITY PROTEIN: leucine-rich repeat-containing protein 37A2-like (The sequence of the model RefSeq protein was modified relative to this genomic sequence to represent the inferred CDS: inserted 2 bases in 1 codon) → MTEVELSPTMQETPTQPPKKVVPQLPIYQEVAVATLGQDQAQHSVSPSITVQPLHLGLTITPEPSTEVEHPTPLKKTIVPPNHPKVTFPHPDHVQTQYSNLTQATVQPFDRGFTITPESTTEIEPSTALTTTFSPPKHPEVTLPPSDKGQAQHSNLTQLTVQPLDLGLTITPESTTKVETSTALTITAPPPKHPEVTFPSPDKGQAQHSSLTQVTVQPLDLELTITTEPTXEVKPSPTMEETSTQPPDLGLATEIGHSTALEKTTAPHPDQVLTQHRNLIEVTGLPAELEPTQDSRVQTESYAQNKALTAQEGTDSTAQV